The nucleotide sequence CCTACGTCCCGCGCCCAATCTGCCCGCAACAAGAAAATCGACGACGCTGCCACACGAGCGTTGGATTACTACCTGAAACCCAAGCCTAAGGGTGAAACGTCTGACAAGACCGACTCTATTTTTCGGATTGATCCGGGGGTTGATTCTGAGTGTTTGCTTGCGAATCTCAGTGAGAATTTGGCTTCGGCGAATGCGATGATCAGTGATTTGGCGTTTGATCTGGATGGGTCAAGGCGGCGGGTTGTGTTGGGGATTTTGCAGGTGATTGAGGTGAGTGAGCTGTTGGCGAATCGGGCTTTGGATATTGTTGAGGTGAGGTAACGCAGCAGTATTACGTGCTGCCTTGATTGGAAAAAAGGTCTTGCCCAGCAAGGCCTTTTTTTGTGCCCGAGAGGCTTAACGTCCCAGCAAACCCGAGGCCCCAAGAGGTCTGAATTCTCCATGCATGCGAGCTTTTCTCCTGCAAGTGGAAGCGTGACAAATTTTCGCAGAGCAGCAGTGGCGTTTTGCTGCTATACCTCACGAACAAATTCGGCGTGGTGCAAACAGGAGTTCAGGATGAAGATTCTTGCAGGGTTGGTCTTGGGGTTGATATTAGCCATTCTTGTTTCGACAGTTGTCGCCATTGCCGGGGCGGCATCACCGAGAGCTGGTGGAGGGGCTGGCGCGATTGTTTTCTTCATAACATGGATTTTTGCACTCGCAATAGCTGTCTCCGCTCCCACTGCTGGCAAGGCATGGCGTCGACTTTTGGTCACCTCGGGCATCGCTGCATTCATGCTCCCCTTGGCTGGTATTGTTTTTACCGGTAGCCATATAGCCACCAATATTAGTGGCGCTCATTCAGGGGCGGAAACCGCAGGAGCCGCGATTGGCGGAACTTTGGTAAGTGGCTTTTTAGGATTCGTTGGTTTTTTCCTGGGTGTGATCTGTCTCATCATCGGTTTGATGGTCGGCCGGGATAAACAAGTGATCTACATTCAGCCGCCACCAAAATCTTAAGAGATGAAAGAGTGTTGGTTTGGTTGATCAATATGTAGCAGTTAATAGCGATCTGGCGTGAATGCGGGGATTTCCTCTCTTTAAATAAATTTGTCCCCTTTGTTGATTTGGGGTCTGGACAGGGTGATATCATTTCGATATTGTCAGGTTTCCGGGCCGAGTTTTAATTTTAGTATCGCGTCCGTTATGACTGAACATGAATCAGATGGGGATTAGTTTCATGGAAGAGGATTTTAATATTGGTAGTTGCAAAGTGGCAGTTGCCAAACATATTGAGCTCGGTGCTTGTAATAGGTCTGTTGTTGATTCAATTCGAATTGGCAACTATTTTGCTCCGATCGAGTGCGAAATAATCGATTACAAGGAGTCTTTTCCTTCAGACTCTTTTGCACTGGCCAAACTGATTCGGCATGTTGTGGCCTTTTATAATACATTTGGTGGGTATTTGATATTTGGGGTCAAGGAAACCGTTCCGGAGCAAGAGTTTCAGCTGGTAGGGTGTGATATCGATATTTTAGATTTAAAGCAACTAAAAGATAAGATCTATTCATATGTTGGTAGCCATATCTCTATTGCGGCGTGGGGAGATACGTTTGAAGACCAGAAATCAGTTCTGATCATCTATATTCCTAAAAGACTTGAGCAAGCCCCAGCTTATTTTGGTAAAAATGGCCCCTCCGAAAAAGGTAGCCCAGCTTTCAACAAAGGAGCAACCTATTTAAGATTAGGAGATAATTCTGTTCCTGCTGAAGGTTCTGATTTAGCATTTCTATTTGGTGAAAGAGCGTGTCGTTATTTGACAACGGTTCAAGATCACCTTAAGAGGAAGGCAAAATATCTGGAACACAATCTTCCGGATAGAAACTTTATATGTCCGAGGTTTATTGGTCAGAAAGCAGTAATTGAATTGTTGTGGCAGTGGTTTGCGGATGAGTTTTCTTGTGTAAGAGTCCTTGCAGGTGAAGGCGGCTTGGGGAAAACGTCCATTGCTTATGAGTTTTCACAACAGGTTTGCATTACCGCCCCAGTCGGTATACAGCGAGTTCTTTGGCTTACAGCAAAAAAGGAACAATTTGTTGCTGATGCGGATAAGTACTTAGCAGTGCCTGAGACGCATTATGCGTGTTATCGCACACTTGTTGAACGGCTTTGTCTAGAGTCCGCTATTTCTGAGGATGAAATAGATGGTGCAGACGAAATGTTACTGCGTCGTTTCTTGAAAAATGCCTTAACGGTATTTCCCACTCTAGTGGTAGTTGATGATGTTGATTCTCTTTCGAAAGATGATCAGCGTCGGGTTCTTGAGCTGGCAATGCAATTTAGTAGTACCGAATCTCGCTTTTTACTTACAACTCGTATGAATCCAATTTATTCTCCTGACTTAGCGCTAGAAATTGAGGGGCTAAAGGGGGATGACTACTCTGACTATGTGAGATTGCTATCGGAGCGCTTTAAAGGGCCAGAGTTAAGTTTGAAAGAGATGGAGTTGTTGTACGATACTACGCATGGCTCCCCGCTCTTTACTGAGTCTCTTTACCGCCTTATTAGAAGGGGGCAATCAACTAAGTCTGCTACAACAGAATGGCGTGATAAAAAGGGTGTTGAGGCTAGATCGGCTGCGCTAAAGCGCGAAATTTCCTCGTTGACATCTGAAAGTAAAAGGGTGCTTTTGGCTGTTTCGATTTTACACAGTTGTTCGCTCACGGAACTTCGTCAAGCGACTCATTATACAGATGAAACGTTAAGTGAGTGTTTAGATGAGCTGTCCTCGTTATTTCTGGTTTCTGCGCCGCGGATTGGTGGCGAGCCCCGTTATGAGGTACTTGATACCGTTGCGAGTTTGGTTGTTCAGAATAAAGAGGTGTTAGTACCAGATCACGCCGCATTTCAGGGGGCAGTCACAAAACTCCGGAAAGCCCCGGATTTGAAGGGCGTCCCAACGAAAAATAACCTAGTTGGAAACGCTATAAATGAGGCGACGGCTTTTTTACGTGCAAATAATGTCGAGAGTGCTCTAACAACAGTTATGTCTGCGCAACGACGTAGTAAGTATCATCCTGATCTTTATTTGATGCAGGGGCGATGCTTCTTGTCGGAAGAAAAACCACGATACCATGATGCGCGTCGGGTGCTGCAGAAAGCTTATGAGGGAAACGTTAGAAAACCTCTTTTATTTGATTTGTGGTATGAAACGGAAATTGTATTAAAACACTGGGTTGGGGCTCTTGCGGTAGCTAATTTGGCTATTGAAGGGAACTCGGTACGGTCCGGTTATTGGATGATGAAGAGATCTGTTGCTTTAATTGGTGTCGCCAAAGATTACGAAGGCTCTGGGATAATTGATATGTCTCTTAAGTGTTTAAATCAGTCGGCGGACTCGGCCTATAGTGCGCTTCCATTATTGCCGCAAACTGAACATGTAGAAGTTAAGGATTTGTTGTTTGAGATTCATGATTTAATTGCACGTCAGGGTAAAAAGCTTGATGAGTCCGCAGTGAATTATTTTGATATGGCGCAAAATGTTATACGTATGACACAGAGGAAGGACGTAAGGCGCGCTACTCTTTTCAGATTGACCGAGTTTTTCCAGAGAGGAGCGGAGCATTTGGCTTCTAATAAGTCTGGAATTAAGTACCGACTTGATACAATTGCTTTGTGCGACTCTACTCGGACCCAATCACTTAATGCACTGGACTTTGCCCAAACAATGAGACCTGGAGAAACCGATTTGATTCCGGAGCTAAAGCGAAGAATTAAAGCCGCTTAACTGAGATGAGCTTTTCGAACTGATAAGTAAGTGGAAAAGAAGTGGAAGAGGGGACTGGGAAAGGGAAAAGGGAACGGAATTATTTCTTTGGCCGCCCCCCTTTTTCTGCGTCGCTGGTACGCTATTTTCTGCTGTACTAGCCGCCAACTCGAAGAGGTGTGAGATGGACATCAAAGAGTTTTGCCTCGCTCATGGATTTGATATGAGCAAATGTGCGGTAGCATCGGGAGGTGGTGATTTTGGAATGATGGAGCTCAAGACCTCACCAATCGAGTTTTTGACCTTAGCAGAGGATGATTTTGACCGGGGCGGTTTAGCGGCTCTTGTCAATGCAACGACTAATGTAAAACGTGCCATCGTCGGTCAGCTTGATCAGTTGCTGATCTCGTTTGGTTATCCCTCACTTAGATGGAACGTGCCGAAGAAGATCGAGCGACTCAGGGCGCTTGGGCTATTGGCACCGAGACTGCTGCGCAAAGTCGTCGATATGCGGAATATTCTTGAACACGAGTACGCAACGCCTGACCTTAAAGAGGTTGAGGAGGCGTTGGACATCGCAAGTCTTTTTGTGATGTCCGCCTCGGCTATGTTCATTCCGTTCGATGACGTTTTGGAGTTTTCACTTCCAGACCCCGCTGCTCCGGAGAACCTTGTAAATCGTATCACGGCAGGGCTGAATCGAGAGTCTGGCAGGGTTTTCTACACTATCTACGCATACGAGCCTGGCGAATATGCCGGGCGTTGTGTTGGGCAATGTGAAATCCAATCAGGGCACGTTCTATTCGAAGTGATGGTGAAGTTATCTGCATCGTTGATGCTTCAATACAAAGTAAGCCAAGCACTCGATGATTTTTACACCACCTATGCT is from Pseudomonas sp. B21-056 and encodes:
- a CDS encoding DUF6124 family protein, with the translated sequence MVKVTPNPPAADEPTSRAQSARNKKIDDAATRALDYYLKPKPKGETSDKTDSIFRIDPGVDSECLLANLSENLASANAMISDLAFDLDGSRRRVVLGILQVIEVSELLANRALDIVEVR
- a CDS encoding ATP-binding protein, producing the protein MEEDFNIGSCKVAVAKHIELGACNRSVVDSIRIGNYFAPIECEIIDYKESFPSDSFALAKLIRHVVAFYNTFGGYLIFGVKETVPEQEFQLVGCDIDILDLKQLKDKIYSYVGSHISIAAWGDTFEDQKSVLIIYIPKRLEQAPAYFGKNGPSEKGSPAFNKGATYLRLGDNSVPAEGSDLAFLFGERACRYLTTVQDHLKRKAKYLEHNLPDRNFICPRFIGQKAVIELLWQWFADEFSCVRVLAGEGGLGKTSIAYEFSQQVCITAPVGIQRVLWLTAKKEQFVADADKYLAVPETHYACYRTLVERLCLESAISEDEIDGADEMLLRRFLKNALTVFPTLVVVDDVDSLSKDDQRRVLELAMQFSSTESRFLLTTRMNPIYSPDLALEIEGLKGDDYSDYVRLLSERFKGPELSLKEMELLYDTTHGSPLFTESLYRLIRRGQSTKSATTEWRDKKGVEARSAALKREISSLTSESKRVLLAVSILHSCSLTELRQATHYTDETLSECLDELSSLFLVSAPRIGGEPRYEVLDTVASLVVQNKEVLVPDHAAFQGAVTKLRKAPDLKGVPTKNNLVGNAINEATAFLRANNVESALTTVMSAQRRSKYHPDLYLMQGRCFLSEEKPRYHDARRVLQKAYEGNVRKPLLFDLWYETEIVLKHWVGALAVANLAIEGNSVRSGYWMMKRSVALIGVAKDYEGSGIIDMSLKCLNQSADSAYSALPLLPQTEHVEVKDLLFEIHDLIARQGKKLDESAVNYFDMAQNVIRMTQRKDVRRATLFRLTEFFQRGAEHLASNKSGIKYRLDTIALCDSTRTQSLNALDFAQTMRPGETDLIPELKRRIKAA